The proteins below are encoded in one region of Rana temporaria chromosome 2, aRanTem1.1, whole genome shotgun sequence:
- the LOC120928355 gene encoding uncharacterized protein LOC120928355 — MANAVSQLSLITAVQAHPELWDVAHPLHGDHVKTVSLWEDICAALCPGWEDIEDTSERKEIFKTLHRRWKSLRDRVRRDITDEDRASKSGAPAPVKKPHIYHRELMFLRENMRNSSRPTTSNIASEVAGDSLQQSNSPIGGEVNESPNLDASECPDEDSRPMDVVTTGSREAAEPRGRGGVRGRGRGRGRQPRGASNTEGDEDLVTLLKEVRQERRNVDTFLDPNNPRTTFCRSLYPILEDIGGEEEKLCMDRIYAVTREFCFCKLTGRPPPIGDLCNASFPPPMASGTSAVLPSPSLYHPTHQRQQQPTPSQSQSGDFTPATSSHFPSPYPAPRHQQDYWNERQAQFLPRPESTHPHGDQVSTATYHHL; from the exons atgGCAAATGCAGTGTCCCAGCTCTCCTTAATCACTGCAGTCCAGGCACATCCAGAATTATGGGATGTTGCACATCCCCTTCATGGAGACCATGTGAAGACAGTGTCTTTATGGGAAGACATCTGCGCAGCTCTCTGCCCTGGTTGGGAAGACATTGAAGATACCAGTGAGAGAAAAGAGATAT ttaaaacaTTGCATCGTAGGTGGAAGTCCCTACGAGATCGAGTCCGTAGGGACATCACCGATGAGGACAGGGCATCCAAAAGTGGAGCACCAGCCCCTGTGAAGAAACCTCACATCTACCACAGAGAGCTCATGTTTCTGCGGGAAAATATGAGAAATAGCAGCAGAcc GACAACCTCAAATATTGCAAGTGAGGTTGCAGGAGATTCCCTCCAACAATCCAACAGCCCCATAGGAGGCGAAGTCAACGAGTCACCGAATCTGGATGCAAGTGAATGCCCAGATGAG GATTCCAGGCCAATGGATGTGGTCACGACTGGTAGTCGGGAGGCTGCTGAACCGAGGGGTCGTGGTGGTGTCCGTGGTCGTGGCCGTGGGCGTGGACGTCAGCCGAGGGGAGCCTCTAATACTGAGGGGGATGAAGATTTGGTAACACTGCTGAAGGAAGTGCGGCAGGAGAGGCGCAATGTAGATACGTTTTTGGACCCCAACAATCCTCGCACCACCTTCTGCCGCAGCCTCTACCCCATCCTGGAGGACAttgggggagaagaagagaagcttTGCATGGATCGCATATATGCAGTAACGCGAGAATTTTGCTTTTGCAAACTAACTGGTAGGCCGCCACCTATAGGCGATCTATGCAATGCTTCTTTTCCTCCCCCAATGGCCTCTGGCACCTCAGCAGTGCTACCATCCCCCTCTCTATATCATCCCACTCACCAGAGACAACAACAACCCACCCCATCGCAGTCCCAATCTGGTGATTTCACACCTGCCACCTCCTCCCATTTTCCATCCCCGTATCCTGCACCCCGCCACCAGCAGGATTATTGGAATGAGCGCCAGGCCCAATTCCTACCCCGTCCTGAATCCACACATCCCCATGGAGATCAAGTCTCCACCGCCACCTATCACCATctctga